The Dreissena polymorpha isolate Duluth1 chromosome 2, UMN_Dpol_1.0, whole genome shotgun sequence nucleotide sequence TGTTATTTCAAaccttttatattttttgttgagTATTTAGATCGCATATTCACGTTTTAAGGATGCACACCAGATAATTGAGAATGTGATACTCAAGTAAGTATTATTAACTTCTATCTGGAATATATTCATAATTAGCGTTTATTTCCGCTTCATGAGATGAACCAGTACCTAAACGAAGTTGAGAACGCTCCCAAAGTGGATATTGAAAAATTGACCTTCATCGAATCGTTATTATACCACTGCAATATCCATGTTTTAGgcttttaaagaatatttatccttatgatatttgtatttaaacTGCTTTTAAATTCAACCGTCTTTGATCGgcaaatatgtgttaaattgtgcAACATCGCAGACATTGGAAAATATGACGTGACAAACGCTTCCCGTAACAATGATACTGAAGCCACGGAACACTTACGGAAAGTCGATAGAAGCTTGAGGCAAACATAATAAACCATTACAGACTGGGCCAGTGTTAAAATAAATAGCTATACTTAAATACTCCAAAACACGGCAATGAACCGAAAACGAAACAAATGATTTATCAAATACACATAATGAAATTTTGACGGTAAATTCCCATTCCCCAAATGAAATACTAAAAATTTTATTATAGATTCTTCCGATTATGTTTAGCCTTCAAATTCGATGACTAAACAAACCAATCACGTTATGAAAATTGATTATTCAGGTAGAACGTTTTGTGAAATGTACATCGCCATTATGTTTGGAGAAAACAGAGACATTTGCGTCAATCACGATAGCGAAATATCGGTAACAGGCACTAAACGATATTAATTCGCAATTAAACTCAAAGGCTGTATCAACCAACCGGATACATATGTATACTAATGGACGATGACGCTACATATATATCGTTACTCACAAACCTACACCATGAGTAAACAGTTATCTTTTTGATGACACACTTACCGATTGGTTAGTTTCTTTCATGCAAAAAGATGAACTGATCAAATGATGTTGTTGTCATACATGGCCATCGGCGATTGGGTGCGGATGAAATTTCGGCATAAGCCATAATTGGATGTTAACTATTATATATACCCGACAAGAGCAATGAAAGCTTTATTCTTCAGAGGACACTTTGAAATTGAGAAAACCCTCAGGTATGTGCTTTTGAGTAAATTCGTATGAGGTtacagataatgttataaatcCTATACACAATGTAAGTAGAATATCTCTAAGTCGTGTATGTCTGtttcatattacttttatattaTATGATGCCTATATGTAATATTAAACTAGatgttgaaacataaaatatactGAATTAAACAAAGCAACTATAATTTGAATCAGCTTTTGCAATGATAGCCAATTATGTAAGGCGCGTAATTTACTAGATGCGAACTAATATATAAATGCAGTTACATGCAAATTTCAATTTCATTGTTAACTTCAGACAATCACTAAATGCACTTCGAATTATAAGCGTTTGTAGTGTGGGTAACTTGATCATTAAAAGCAATGCCTATATAGGTCCTATAAGATGATTTACTGAATGATCACTAACTACATTGTTAATTATGTTTGGAAGCCGTGCTAATGTCTATAGGATCACTTACTGTCATGGTTACTATTACATGATTTTCTGGATAAATGACCACGTACTGGAATGAATATGTGTATGCAAGATGAATTGACTATATGATAACTTAATGCAATGATAATTATTAACGCATGTTGTTTTTGCCTCTGATAAACTAGATTGGATGATCACTAACTTCGACACTAACTATTTCAAAGGTTATTATGTATGCAGGTAAAGTTGTTTACTAAATGATTACCAACTGccataataatacttttaattatGTATGCAGGTCGTATTTCCGACTCTTGGACCACCGCGAATATGAGGATCGTTCAAGTTGTGTCCGTGTTAGTCTTGTTATGGGCAACGGAGAGCGCCCTGTCGAGGCATGCCGTTGAACAGGCAGTAGAGGAGAAGCGCGAAGAACAACTAGAGAACCTTTTAGAACGCGTCATGGAACAACTTGGCGAGAAAGCCGATCAAGGTTAAGGTCAATAggctatttatataattaaatttccATCGAACCACATTCAACAACGTTCTCTCTGTTTCTCGAGTAAAGGATAATGCCTTGGTTTCTTTCTTTCATTGAGTTTTCATGCAGCAGTTGTATTTATTGGCGCTCAGTTGAACAGTATATTATTAAATACAATCGGCTAGACGGGGACTTTGCATAGtggaatatttaaaatatataccttTATATTTGCCAgagaaataaattataattttagttATCAAAACCATAAAATAGGCAAATTAGAAAACGGGTATGAACACGAAGAGAATTTATTTGAAACAGTTATTATAAGATACACATTAGATCTAAGAGCACATGATTGATGTTAGCGATAAACGTGATAAGAGTGGATGGATATGAGCTATGGGCAATCAATTAAgctgaaaatttattttaaacaggTGTATAGATATGTAAACGTTATTTGTTATAAAAAGCACTCAAGGTTTCATGGTCACATAAGCGGACCCATTGTCGCAATATGCGGCTCAATACACTCGTCAATGCGCTGAACCATGTAGCGAATATAAATCCCATCTTAAACAGAAATCTAACGATATTGGTTACAAATAACATTCGTATTTGAATCAATTGTATTATAGACGCACTTAAACGTACCtttggaaaattgaaaataaccGTATAGTTCATCTGAAAGATGAGAGTCATGatttaaataaacagttatttttttctatcaatattCAATATCGCTGTTAACAGTGAACAACTATTTTAGAATAGGCATTCGCCACAATTGCATGTTTTGTCAACGTCAAAATGGTATAAAGCTGAACATGTAATTTCTTAAAATAgctgtttttatttctaattctcGCAGAATTTACTCACAATGTGTATTCACTGAAACATTCCTTTGCCAGTGATTGGAGTAACACTCGGGGTATTCGTTGATTAATCAGAGACTGTTGTGACTGATATATCAATTAGCAATAACGAAATGTGTATTATAGGTATTCAGTTAACACAGATCTTTCTATCATTACACCACTTGTTTTGTGATGCATGATGATTATTTATGTTATACAATCAAACTAAATTGGATAAAATACGCATGCATTTACAAACTTTCATCTGACTGTAGTATCCGACTTAATATTTATTTACGTCTACATATGTGTAGGTAAATTGTTAAACACCCACATTGctgatattttcttattttaaggTTATAGGCATATTCTAAAATACATCATAGTAAGTAATCTTAAGACGTATTTCTTTTAATGAATTAAGACTTTCTCCGTGCGAGAATGCAGTGCAACAATGACACTTGCGCAGGTTTTATTTCAATGTACTCATATACTAAATTAGTTATATATCCTTTTTAAGATGTGTATAAGATGTATACAATTTTGAATAtcattcattttgaaaaaaaggatAAACAGTATTTTTCGATTGAATATACCAGGTGatgtgtttataaaatatttagtaGTTTAAAACTGCATATTTTTGATGACATATTTATGTATTGGCATACCAAGGAATGTACACGTTTCGTGTACAAATACTTCCCATCGTCATCGTCACGTCAGGGTCATCTTGTCACGATTATTTTAACGACAAAATAAATCTGCCCATCAGCATCGATGTTGTCCTAAAGCAGTTATTTTTACTAAATACAAGTATTTGGTTCGCTTGCAATGAATACAACGAAACATTGCATTGACATAAATTTAATAGTTGAAACAAAACACGCACGTCCACGAATAGCCTTGGTAAATAAGTGTTGAATATTTTAATGATTCAAAAGCATAAGTATTTTCTATTATGTCTTAATATCGCTTGATGTgtttcatttttgtaaaaaaagtattatGATCTCAATTCATGTATATTCTTAAATTGGTAATAGAACTTAATGTCAAGGCTTACAACTTTGAAATGAATTAAGACTTTGCTCAGTTTAAGAATAGCAATACAAGAACACAAATAATAATTTGCTTGAATTAGTTATCAAACCTTGCTAAAATCCATGTATAATTCTAAAATTCCTTTATTTGACAAagcttataaaacatattttttcaattgaATGTACAAAGTGATATGTTTGATAAAATTTGTAGTAATTTCAAACTGCACATTTTTAATGACAGACTTAAGGTTTGATTTGTCAACACGTATACGATTTTCTGTTAGAATATTTCCCATCTTCACGTCATTGTCTGTTTGTAATGATATTTAATGAAATGATTTATCAGACCATTATAACCCGTATTTTCCTAAACCAGTCAATATTCATAGTATTATTAGGTTCGCTTGCTTTAAATGAAACGCAATAATTGTCCGGACCTCtactttaaatatatgtttaatatagtaAGGTGTCATACTATTGCTGTATGTATTTAGTTTTTCGGAAAAAAGAATAACGCTCAtaattaacacaattttaagCAAGCAAGCTGGTAATATTAAAAATGTGCAATACAAAGACTCTAAACTTGCATGTATTCAAATTCCATTtattaatttctttataattttagATGACGGTGAACAGGAAGAGAGGGCATTACAGATTGACGCGCCGTTAGTGCCTGATGACCCCGTTGATATTTTGGCACCAGTGCTACAAAAAGGCTGCTGCAATCGCGGGACAACTACGGTGTCACTCGGTAACGGGAGAACCGGAGTGTCTTACTTTCTCGGAGGGGTTGGACAGGTCATTGTGCCGCCGGACAACATCAGTCCCAAAGTACCTTGCAGCCTGAAAGCGCTTTTGAAAGTAAGCGAGAGGCGGTTATTCTTTGTTTTACCCATTGTGTTTTATCAGTTAATTATTTCCTTGATATTATGGCGTTTTCGCTAACACCAATGTATTCACTGCATTCTATCAACTTTCGTAAGCGAGTTAACATATGACACTATAGATCATATTACTTCTGTCATAGGTAACTTTTGACAAGCTGCCACTTTGCATTAGCGGCTGTTTGAGTTATCCTCTTTGTGGAAAAAGGATGCTGAGAGTTGACCTTGAACTCAGCGCTCAAAACCGCTCGGGCTGGTTGTTCAACATCGGAGACAGTGTCAGCAACAACGGATACTGTATGTAGTTTTACATGAATATGTAAAAGCCCTATCGCCATTTGAATcttacaatgtttatattttccTCGGTCGACTTCGATAACAAAAAATTATCGCATGATTTGTTTAGTATTAGCTTTGAATTATCAATGATTTGCACGCAATGTAAAGATATTTGGGGTATTAAGAGACTgaagttttaatccgatctttaacattttgtttattattatgcaAACTTCAACTTTGATAAGTTACCAAATTACTTCAGAACTTTAAGAGTTATTGCAATTTATATATGACAAATCTGACTGTTAATCAGTATACAGTTTTCAGGCTAAAGAAGAGTTTAACGtataaaaccttattaacaacgttttctttttaaatagagACGTCTCTACACAATAATCTAAGCATTGATGCTTTTCGTATATTGCAATTATCccaatatgttttaaaaaaagctGGAGACAGTGATCATCAAACCAACGATGCTGAAATTGACGCTATCCACCCGAATGTCTACGTCAGACCGAGCGACCTTTGCCCAGACCCACCTAGGCTCCTTGCCACCTATACAAATGCCGTGCAACTGGGTTCCGTCAATCGCGTGACCCTTTTCATAAGCAACGAGCACGTGCGCATCACCAACGACCGAGGCCTCAACCAGATACTGTGCCACAAATGTCTGTTCGCCCTGAATGGTCAGTCTGATCCAAGCAGTGGGGGTGTCAACCAGGACATCTACATCGCTCTCAATAGGGTCATTTCAGGAGGCCGCATTGGGGTTGGCGTCTGTTCTGCTAGACTCTCATGGGTGTGTCCTGAGAATTACTAACTGCTCCAACATGACATCGATACTTATTCTTCTCTttgattatatgtacattttaaaacgTTTTTATCAAGTTGTGTTATCActaaaaatttcaaataaataactgCATAAGGTCATTTAACTAATGTTTATATTCTTGTTAACCACATGTAAATGTTTgccattaaaataacaaataaaaatatatcttttCTTCTTACATAAGTGTTTATTGACATTAGCTTTCAATATAAATGGATACATTAAAAGCAACTTTCCTACTGGTTTTCGTTTGGAAGAtccttcctttaaacaaaacattccataaaagtgtCGACCCTTTTAAGCCTCTGCGGATTTCACAAGCTATTCAGGAACGAAACTTTGCAAACACGCATTTTACCAATTAAAGATACGACTGAATGCATACCCCATTAGCGGTAACCACGGTTACCAAAGTTAAATTCCTTCCCAAACTGGAACGATGATCTGGTTGTAAATTTTCACCATCTGAAACAAAATGTTCGGAATAATATTCAATTATGGTTTATCGTAAAAAATAGAAAAGAGCAAAATTGCGAATAAAACGtattcataattgttttatttgaattgaCCATCGTCACGTGTGTGAGGGCTGTAGAAATTGTATACGAGCTATGCTTGAAACAAGTCAGGCGGTTTCCCGCGAAAATCGAATTGTTTTAATAATGCAACATGTAACAAATCTATGACAAAACACTACATTATTATTCAGATTGTTCTCGCTAGCTAAAAGATAAAAGCGAATATAGCAATTAAGAAGTTTGAACATGtaacaaacatatttcaaaacaatacGTGCTTATTCAGGTTAAGGTTTCGCAAATTAAAACATCAAAAAAAGCGAGCAATTGTTGAAATATCATACAGGCGAATGTGTGCCATATAGAGCTATACATTATTTAGATATTTCACGCACAACTGCATATGCCGTACAGTCATCGAACGTTCTTTAAACAGGATGCGGATTAAATGGACCCATATTGTCGCGAAGAGATCACAAAACATCAACATTTTCCAGAATTCGAATTTGGTTATCATTCAGAAGCTAGATAAACGTATGATTTAGCCCTCCTAAGGCTCC carries:
- the LOC127870430 gene encoding uncharacterized protein LOC127870430, encoding MRIVQVVSVLVLLWATESALSRHAVEQAVEEKREEQLENLLERVMEQLGEKADQDDGEQEERALQIDAPLVPDDPVDILAPVLQKGCCNRGTTTVSLGNGRTGVSYFLGGVGQVIVPPDNISPKVPCSLKALLKVTFDKLPLCISGCLSYPLCGKRMLRVDLELSAQNRSGWLFNIGDSVSNNGYSGDSDHQTNDAEIDAIHPNVYVRPSDLCPDPPRLLATYTNAVQLGSVNRVTLFISNEHVRITNDRGLNQILCHKCLFALNGQSDPSSGGVNQDIYIALNRVISGGRIGVGVCSARLSWVCPENY